The DNA window CGCGCCCCCCTCTCCCTCCATcctcttcccctctctctccgCCACTTCAAAGCTCTACTTGAAAGTGGGCTCGAGACAAGAGTTGTTGTCCTTTCCGCTTTGCTTGTGCCACGCGCTGTCATCATCACAATGCCGCGAGGATTCTTGGTGAAGAGACACCGGCGAGGCTCGGCGTCATACCGGTCACGAAATAACAACAAACCTGACGGTGACCAAAGCGGCAGCGGCGGTGACAGCTGTGAAGCGACCGGGGCGGAGAGCCATGTGTTCAGTGTTTTCCCATTTCAGCGGCAGGACGGAGAGTTCCCGGTGTCCCACGAGGACCCCGCTGGTGTCAGGGAGGCGTGGAGCCCGCACGTGGAGTCCGCTCTGGAGGCGGAGGCGGACCGACGTGCGCAGTTACCGGACAGCGAGGTGGACGTTTTGAGCCCCGACGGTGATTTCTCGTGCTTCTTCCCACCGCCGCCTCCTCCACTGACTAACTCCTGCAGCCCCGTTAAACCGGTCGGCACGAGACTTCTTGAGCAGCGCgaggaaggagaaaaacagCCGCTGTTCACGGGCAGGTGTCTGGCATCATCCCCGGTACCAGAGCTACCGGACTTGCCGTTCCTGGTGAGCTCCACGCCGACCTCGGTGTCTGCCTCCATCGAGAGGATTCTTGCGAGCAGCAGCCGCCACCACGCGCCGTCCTACGGACACAGTGACAAATATGACCCGACTCACGTGCACTTGTTCCCACATCTAACTGTGATGAGCCAGGACGCGGCGAGAAAACGCTCCTTCCtcgatccggatcaccgcctgagcagcagcagcagacacaaCAAACAGCCGGTGAGCAGCAACCCGTCGAAAAAAGCTAAAGTTAACCGGAAGCTGAACTTCGAGGATGAGGTCACGACCTCCCCGGTTCTGGGTCTGCGCATCAAGAAGGAGAGCCCCGAGCTGAGGAGGCACCGGGAGAAGCCGTCCGCCCCAGGCGGGAATCAGCCGCTGGGGGAGTTCATCTGCCAGCTGTGCAAAGAGGAGTACCCAGACCCCTTCTCTCTCGCGCAGCATAAGTGCTCACGCATAGTGCGCGTGGAGTACCGGTGTCCTGAGTGCGACAAAGTCTTCAGCTGTCCGGCCAACTTGGCCTCTCACCGCCGCTGGCACAAACCTCGCCCAGTGAGCAACCAGGCAGGTGAGACCCCAACGACGAACAAGAGCTTGACGCTAAAAGAGGCTCGAGGACTTATTCAGCACGAGAGGCAGCCGGTGGAGATGGAGGGGAAGGAGAACGAACTGCTGCGCATGAACACCAATCAGCACCACGCGGCGCTGGACAGCTCCCGCATCAGGCGCGAGcagtccctgctgctgcttcacgcGCGGTCTCGGGACAGCCCAGACAGTGACAACCTCGTGCCTCCTCGCTACGATTCCTCTCCGCGTTACCGGAACCCGGCTGAGAGCTGCATGgatctgcagcagcaggtgaGAGCCGCGGACAGCCCGCCGTCCAGCCTTCTCATGCTAAACCCGGAGGAGCGCGTGGACCTGCCTCAGCAGCAGCCGCCGCCATCACTCACGCACCCCCCGATACCGTTCGTCCAGACGTTGCCGGAGGAGGAGGTGTATGAGTGCCGGTACTGTGGGAAGAAGTTCCGCCGGCAGGCTTACTTGAAGAAACACCTGGCCGCGCATGAGATGACATCGCGAGCGTCTCCGCCAGCGTCATCTTACGGCCAAGCGCGCGAGTCCAGTTCTGGACAGAGCCAGGTGTGCCTTTGTCACCTGTGCGGCGCGCGCTTCCCGTCGGTTGAAATCAGGGACAAGCACCGGCTATGGCACGCGATGAGGGACGAGTTAATCGCGGAGACGCTGGGAGGCGGAGGAGGACGCAGAGCGGACGTTTTCCACCCGCACAGAGAGGAGAGCGGCGGCGGGGAGTGCggcgagcagcagcagcaggcgcAGCAGCAGATCTTCACGTGCAAACACTGCCCCTCCACTTTCTTCAGTTCCCCGGGACTCACGAGACACATCAACAAGTCTCATCCCACCGAGAACCGGCAGGTGATGCTGCTGCAGATGACCGTGCGGCCATGAGGCGCACGCAAAacgcacattaaaaaaaaaatatatatattaatgagTCCTTTAGAAGCAAGTCTCGCCACTCGGTAGCCATCTTGGTAACACCTCCGGgcagttattttttaaagaataaattaattttaatcgCCACCTGGACACAAAAACTGCATGCAGCTATTCAAatctgataaaaataaaatttcaaaatacttttttcctcCCTGGAAGCTAAACTTCCACcacagttttactgttttctgcCACAAATTTCTGATTGTTCCTTTtctgtgtacacatttatggTTCTGTTGCAGTATATTTGGACTGTGCTATAGGATGCGCACCAGAATCACTTTGCCTTTTATTTAAAGGGAGGGGAATAAAAGCCCAGTAATATTATTGGAAAGATGCTTAAACAATTACATGTaactgtccatggtgctgaaataaaaaaaaactcactgttATCTGTCCAAGGtgctgaaaccatgtctgcaaACAGGCTTCTACACAACCATCCTAGCTCGCTCTTCTTAAAGGGAAAAAGGGACACTTAAAGTCACTGCATAGCTGGCAGAACAAATGATCCAGAATCAGTTTAAGAGATTAAATTATTTCCAATGTCAGTTTAGCTTCTCTTGCAAATCAAATGGCACTGAATCTCATTAGCTCCACCACCAGAGTGAGTAAAATGGCCGTAACAGCAGATCATTTTGAACTTGGCATATGTTTGTGCATTCACTGATGCTTAGGAGTGTGACCCTAACTGGtgaccttcctcctcctcatcctaaAAGCTCAAGTTTCAAACTGCAAATGTACAGAGACCAATAAATACATGAGAAAACAATCAGACCATAAAATGCCTTTTATAGTAAACATGCTCATTAATTTCTCAgctataaaatattttcatacagAAATGGAAGTTAATGTCACACTGCTATTAAGAAAAAGTCTTGTCTTTGATTATTCATGTTAAGATATTTGCTAAATGCCTTTATGATGCTAAAAATGTAACGTGTGGTTCTATGAAGCTTGTATGGTCCTATTTTGATATGGCTGAATGTGAAACTAAATGACtgaattgtgaataaaatgtcagTAGAGACCAATCAACACTGCGCTGTCAgcttgctgttgttttaaagcTGATTAACCACACGACTCCAACAGTTACTGGTACGAATTGTTTTATTGTCAAACTCCATCGTGGCACATCCACACACCCGCCATGTGTCTGACATTAACACATTTACATGGTTGACATTTTGTGGAGTGCGCAGGTCAGAACATGCAGGTGGTACTAAACTGGTGTCATGCAGTGTGTGTAATCAGTAGTATCAATCCGGTTCAGAGCATCCACATGGGGGATTTCCTTGGTAGGTTCAAACTGAGTCCTCCAGTGAAGCAGATATGACTTGCTCTTTGGGTGGACATTTTAGTTGAAGGGGGCCAAAAGTACAGAGTATTTACAACCTGTGAATCTTTAAAGCAGCATGTGGACTCAAGTGATAATCTGGAGTCACGGGCACTGTAATCCAAAGCACACTGGGGAGTGTAAACGGCGCTGTTGTGTGGTTTGGGTGCTGGGACGGAGTTTGGGGTGTGAACTGAGCAGACTCAGGTTCAGTGAGCtgtagttatatatatatatatatatatatatatatatatatatatatatatatatatatatatatatatatatatatatatatatatatatatatatatgtgtatacacacacatacacacacagagcatgtaCAGATCAGGGTGCAGTGGGGCCTCTCAACCATTCAATGGTGCTTTGATCTCAGTGACAAGAGTAACAGCAAATAATTTAAAGGGATGACTTAAACCTCAGCTGACTTCAAGTAACAGCACATGAATCTaacatctttctttttaaatattaacaatttcaaatgaaaaaaaaagatattataCAATCCCTTTAATCTCTACAGAGTGTATatggctgaaagaaaaaaaatgaaaaagtaataaCAAAAACCTTTAACACTATCAGGGATCACTCAGACCACAGTTATAGAAAATAAACCTAATGGAAGAGTATCATTTAACCTGACAAACCCTGAAGTACACCAAACAGCCTTCATGTGTAGAGACTAAACTAACTTTCAGGCTCTCAGGTGATTGTTTTTCCTCTGATCTCACATAAAGAGCTGAACTGAGGACATTAAatacatgggaaaaaaaatatatatatctgtattaGTGTTGTGACTGCATGCTGATGCCACCCGCCTAATGACACCTCTTTCTCTTCCCCTTCTTTGGCTGTGGTTCTCTCATTTGTAGTTTTGTCAACCCCTAAACCTGcctacaaacactgaaaatgaagcCCTAAAAAGTCTCAGTGGCATTTAATGGACCCAGATGCTGACAAGCtggagtgtgtgttttaaatgccAGCTCCCTCCACCTTTTACAGTAATTCATGAAAACAATGATCCTCTCCTTATAGACTTCCAAGCTGGAGGGTGAAGAGCAAACTGGTTATGAAAGCTTGAAATCTTGTAGCGATAGCctactttttgttttcctgtggcTTGGATTTCAACCAGTTTGGCTTTGGCAGCTAtaatcctacacacacacacacacacacacacacacacacacacgaagctTCCTCACACTGTACACATTCTTACAGATATTCATATatctactatatatatatatatatatatatttatactcaTATAGATATACAGTTGAGggaacaaagacagaaaagctGTGGTTCTTTGCCTCAGAGTGACTTAAAAATACAGCAACATTCCTGTTTGGGTCAAAACACAATTTacagtcaattaaaaaaaaaatacatgtagtGAACATCAGTGCTTGTTTACAgcatgagaaggaaaaaaaattatataacaaGTCCCTCCTCTTCAATCAGTCTGTCCTGTTAGTGCTCATCAGAGGAAGTTCAGGCTTTTCTTCTGGATTCAAACTCGAAACTTTTTTTTGGCTTGAAAAACGCCGCTGCAATTAAACCAACCCGGCCATTATAGTTTCAGGTCTGCACTGCGCCccgaaaaacaaaacaaaacaaaaaaaaacagacttttttttttaatctcactttCTTTACAGCCTCCACTCCTGCTTCAGCCTGTACACACAAATATAGTACAAATATACAGATTCGTTACAGCAACACTGCGTATGATGTGGCACACTGAGGCTTTTCTTCATTCTCGCAGGCCTGCTCACACTGACTGGTGTTTTGTGCACTTTCTATTGTGGCACAGGCTGTTATGAATTAATACTGCACTGCTAATGTTTCTACTCAACATGCTGCAACACTGGTTTgactggtctgtgtgtgggtttttcttttaagCAAAACTGCACATATATGGAGCAGCAGCTGCaagcatttttcaaaataaaaggtgCAGTATAGTTTATAGAATAGCATTACATGTATTTAGAACAAGAGAACACGTGTGCCATGAGAGGCTAGTGTCCAATCAGAATGCAACATGCTGGGACGAGTCAGCGCctactcagattttattttaatttgcttgATACCTAATTTCTTGTGCTTTTAAATGGACCAATTTAAAATTGCCTCTTTTTGAGAATCCTGTcatctctgattggctgatatgAAAGCTTTTTGTTTCCTAATATGATATGAAGTACATGTTCTGGCTGAGTTCTGCAGCCTGGGGAGCTCAAGTCTTATTGGCTGATCCGGAGGAGCGCCGCAGCTTCATGGACATGCGACTCTTGCTAGTCCGAGGAGACATGGGGGATGCCGAGTCGCTCCCGGCCTCCCCAAGAGCCGGACTTTCTCCCCGAAGAATCTCTAGGCAGGagcctgaggaggaggaggaggaggaggaggaggaggaggagggggcacAGGGAGGGCATTTGAGAGGAAGACGGGTGAGGTCAGGGGGGTTTGATAGGAGAAAGGGGGTGGAGGTAAATAAGCAGAAAAAGAATCAAGGGACAACAAGAAAATTACATCTCAGCCCACAATGGTCTACAGAGCCAAACTGCACAGATTCCTACAGACTCAGATGCAggacagacagactgacagagacacaaacggacagacagacagctacAAAGACAGGAACTCTACAAGCTGTACTTTCTTAATTTAAAGGCTCCCCAAAACCACTA is part of the Archocentrus centrarchus isolate MPI-CPG fArcCen1 chromosome 22, fArcCen1, whole genome shotgun sequence genome and encodes:
- the insm2 gene encoding insulinoma-associated protein 2; amino-acid sequence: MPRGFLVKRHRRGSASYRSRNNNKPDGDQSGSGGDSCEATGAESHVFSVFPFQRQDGEFPVSHEDPAGVREAWSPHVESALEAEADRRAQLPDSEVDVLSPDGDFSCFFPPPPPPLTNSCSPVKPVGTRLLEQREEGEKQPLFTGRCLASSPVPELPDLPFLVSSTPTSVSASIERILASSSRHHAPSYGHSDKYDPTHVHLFPHLTVMSQDAARKRSFLDPDHRLSSSSRHNKQPVSSNPSKKAKVNRKLNFEDEVTTSPVLGLRIKKESPELRRHREKPSAPGGNQPLGEFICQLCKEEYPDPFSLAQHKCSRIVRVEYRCPECDKVFSCPANLASHRRWHKPRPVSNQAGETPTTNKSLTLKEARGLIQHERQPVEMEGKENELLRMNTNQHHAALDSSRIRREQSLLLLHARSRDSPDSDNLVPPRYDSSPRYRNPAESCMDLQQQVRAADSPPSSLLMLNPEERVDLPQQQPPPSLTHPPIPFVQTLPEEEVYECRYCGKKFRRQAYLKKHLAAHEMTSRASPPASSYGQARESSSGQSQVCLCHLCGARFPSVEIRDKHRLWHAMRDELIAETLGGGGGRRADVFHPHREESGGGECGEQQQQAQQQIFTCKHCPSTFFSSPGLTRHINKSHPTENRQVMLLQMTVRP